Proteins encoded in a region of the Paenibacillus wynnii genome:
- a CDS encoding P22AR C-terminal domain-containing protein: protein MHFIHLFFCIPGFNRHIRVFSCTKYIYPYIRALQARYKCIIYIYFTDYLRVFGRVKKVCVRE, encoded by the coding sequence TTGCACTTTATACACTTATTTTTTTGTATTCCGGGGTTTAACCGGCATATTCGTGTTTTTAGTTGCACTAAGTACATCTATCCTTACATCCGAGCGCTACAAGCTAGATATAAGTGTATAATATACATCTATTTCACTGACTACCTCCGAGTTTTCGGTAGGGTCAAGAAGGTTTGTGTAAGAGAGTAG
- a CDS encoding PH domain-containing protein: protein MALFNGLLGNASQVDISEIKRDFAQILAPQEKIERAYKLIRDMFIFTDKRLIMVDKQGVTGKKTEYHSIPYKSISHYSVETAGHFDLDAELCIYVSGGSMPLKKTFNKSVNIYEVQAVLSQYILNN from the coding sequence ATGGCACTTTTTAACGGTTTACTAGGGAATGCTTCACAGGTGGATATCTCAGAGATCAAAAGAGATTTTGCCCAAATTCTTGCCCCTCAAGAAAAGATTGAAAGAGCCTACAAGCTGATCAGGGATATGTTCATTTTTACAGATAAACGACTGATTATGGTAGATAAACAAGGGGTGACCGGCAAGAAAACGGAGTACCATTCCATCCCGTATAAAAGTATATCGCATTATTCGGTAGAGACTGCCGGACATTTTGATTTGGACGCTGAGCTGTGTATTTATGTATCCGGCGGCTCTATGCCCCTCAAGAAGACATTCAACAAAAGTGTGAATATCTATGAGGTTCAGGCTGTGCTGTCGCAATATATTCTGAATAATTAG
- a CDS encoding chromate transporter → MKSNENHYVQLTASMLRTGVLGYGGGPSVIPLIRHDAVTRYNWLNDDEFGETLAIANALPGPIATKMAAYLGYKLKGVRGAIVSVLAHILPSCIAMIALLSAVNYLSGSKVVAGMIAGVSPVIAVLLGLMAYEFAQKTYKGLGIWLGLGLFLLALLLLEVLHVHPAIVIVLFLGYGTLHFSIIAKLNSKRNSKGGTP, encoded by the coding sequence GTGAAATCAAACGAGAATCATTATGTACAATTAACAGCGTCCATGTTAAGGACTGGAGTACTGGGCTACGGCGGTGGACCCTCTGTAATCCCCCTCATCCGTCATGATGCCGTAACGCGTTATAACTGGCTGAATGATGATGAGTTCGGCGAGACCCTGGCAATCGCCAATGCCTTGCCTGGTCCGATTGCCACCAAAATGGCCGCTTATTTGGGGTATAAACTGAAAGGGGTACGAGGAGCTATAGTTTCTGTCCTCGCCCATATCCTCCCCAGCTGCATAGCAATGATTGCTCTATTATCGGCGGTTAATTACTTGAGCGGTTCGAAGGTTGTTGCCGGGATGATTGCGGGGGTCTCACCTGTTATTGCGGTTCTTCTAGGGCTGATGGCTTACGAATTCGCTCAAAAAACCTATAAAGGATTAGGGATATGGCTGGGCTTGGGGCTTTTTCTGTTGGCACTTCTTCTACTCGAGGTCCTTCATGTGCATCCGGCTATTGTTATCGTCCTCTTCCTCGGTTATGGAACCCTTCATTTCAGTATTATTGCGAAGCTTAACTCGAAACGTAATTCTAAAGGAGGGACCCCTTAA
- a CDS encoding amidase: protein MDNRYGAFIDPMLEVMPLGYGPLEGLSFTVKDVFAVAGHTSSAGNPDWSRTHSASTYHAAAVRSLLVAGASLKGAALTDELMYSLGGENYHYGTPVNPHASGCIPGGSSSGSAVAVASGSVDFALGTDTGGSIRVPSSYCGVYGFRPSHGAVDMKGVIPLSPGFDTVGWMAGHAELLHKVGKILLPMGKEPNKNTIDHIYIATDAWTLVEKESEIKLSNALSRLQSGAGRALDIEIAPEGLKVWMDVFRELQGREIWATHGEWIEQERPEFGPDIADRFAWASSLDSKDLTFAQQTREGISSRLRQLLGESGCFVIPTVPGPAPLRGGDSRQLERNRSGAMMLCCIAGLAGLPQVTLPVTGEDGLPLGISIIGGYGQDLRLLSWIKEVWG from the coding sequence CTGGATAATCGCTATGGTGCGTTTATAGACCCGATGTTGGAGGTGATGCCCCTAGGATACGGGCCGCTTGAGGGTCTTAGCTTCACAGTGAAGGATGTGTTCGCCGTTGCCGGTCACACCTCATCCGCGGGTAATCCGGACTGGTCCCGGACGCATTCAGCCTCTACTTATCATGCAGCCGCAGTTCGAAGTCTGCTGGTGGCTGGTGCTTCTTTGAAAGGAGCGGCGCTTACGGATGAGTTGATGTACAGTTTGGGAGGAGAGAACTACCATTACGGTACTCCCGTGAACCCTCATGCATCTGGGTGTATTCCAGGTGGATCGTCTAGCGGTTCTGCTGTGGCAGTAGCCTCTGGGAGTGTTGATTTTGCACTTGGAACAGATACCGGGGGGTCCATTCGTGTGCCTTCTTCCTACTGTGGAGTTTATGGGTTTCGTCCCTCTCATGGAGCGGTGGATATGAAGGGCGTCATTCCACTTTCACCGGGGTTTGATACCGTAGGGTGGATGGCAGGGCATGCAGAACTATTGCACAAAGTGGGTAAGATTCTTTTGCCGATGGGGAAGGAACCTAATAAAAATACTATAGATCATATTTATATCGCTACTGATGCATGGACTCTAGTTGAAAAGGAAAGTGAGATAAAGCTTTCTAACGCTCTAAGCCGTCTGCAATCGGGTGCAGGCCGTGCTTTGGACATCGAAATAGCTCCGGAAGGACTTAAAGTGTGGATGGATGTGTTCCGAGAGCTACAGGGGCGTGAGATTTGGGCAACCCATGGGGAATGGATTGAGCAGGAACGGCCTGAGTTCGGACCGGATATTGCTGACCGGTTCGCCTGGGCTTCTAGTCTGGATTCAAAGGATCTTACCTTTGCACAACAGACTAGGGAGGGGATTTCATCCCGTCTGCGTCAACTGCTGGGAGAGTCGGGCTGTTTTGTAATACCGACCGTTCCGGGTCCTGCTCCGCTGCGCGGCGGGGATTCCCGGCAGCTTGAGCGGAATCGGAGTGGGGCGATGATGCTGTGCTGCATTGCCGGGTTGGCCGGCCTGCCGCAGGTTACCCTTCCTGTGACCGGGGAGGATGGTCTGCCGCTTGGCATATCTATTATTGGAGGTTATGGGCAGGATTTGCGTCTGTTGTCGTGGATTAAAGAAGTCTGGGGCTAG
- a CDS encoding cytochrome c3 family protein — protein MKCLSCHHPDGSNNRRMIRPWGNFPAVFFCKLMAA, from the coding sequence GTGAAATGCCTTTCCTGCCATCACCCGGACGGATCTAATAACCGGAGAATGATAAGGCCGTGGGGAAATTTCCCTGCGGTCTTTTTTTGTAAGCTGATGGCGGCATAA
- a CDS encoding chromate transporter: MEWLKLIYGFFMANVLGYGGGPSSIPLMYEEIVPHYGWLTDEQFSNMLALGNALPGPIATKIAAYVGYDVYGWLGLIVALLATILPSAAALIILLQVMQKYRKSPVVKGMTLLVQPVIAVMMAVLTWKMAKGPANSIGIWQTLFIAAVSLWAIKRLKLHPALVIVAAFAYGGLVLRYSV, from the coding sequence ATGGAGTGGCTCAAACTGATTTACGGCTTTTTTATGGCTAATGTGCTTGGCTACGGTGGCGGTCCCTCCTCCATCCCGCTTATGTATGAGGAAATCGTTCCTCATTATGGATGGCTGACCGATGAGCAATTCTCCAATATGCTGGCACTCGGCAACGCACTTCCAGGTCCTATAGCTACCAAAATTGCTGCTTATGTCGGCTACGATGTATACGGCTGGCTAGGATTGATTGTGGCCTTGCTGGCAACGATCCTTCCCTCCGCAGCGGCGTTGATCATTTTGCTTCAGGTGATGCAGAAATATCGCAAGTCTCCCGTTGTGAAGGGCATGACCCTGCTTGTACAACCCGTCATCGCTGTAATGATGGCTGTTCTTACTTGGAAAATGGCTAAAGGGCCTGCGAATTCCATCGGAATCTGGCAGACCTTATTCATTGCTGCCGTTTCCCTTTGGGCCATCAAACGTCTTAAGCTGCACCCCGCCTTAGTGATCGTTGCCGCTTTTGCCTACGGCGGGTTAGTACTCCGCTACAGCGTCTAA
- a CDS encoding TRM11 family SAM-dependent methyltransferase, giving the protein MNTESGKPTFIYTYACSEDERSLCQMELRCLFGKEVSPDIFESDIEVDVSRSPFIKERIDVMYSGDSLPEIYTQTEQVQLHGMTFKVIFVKTNDLLPADKIEYDERRMIEREIGLRIEGEADVNHPQLVYGIVTLGGRWYFGSYHKNKATWFRQMKKPRSYSIALSTRVARAAVNMAVPNPIGIKAIDPCCGIGTVMVEALSMGIDMVGRDINPLIAAGARTNIAHFGFTSEVTLGDIADITEHYDVAIVDMPYNLYSRITPEEQYSILVNARRIADRVVIVAIEPMDEMISKAGFTIIDRCVAKKGPFSRHLMLCQ; this is encoded by the coding sequence TTGAATACGGAAAGCGGAAAGCCGACATTTATATATACATACGCCTGTTCGGAGGATGAGAGATCCCTTTGTCAGATGGAGCTGCGTTGTCTGTTTGGAAAGGAAGTATCCCCGGACATTTTTGAAAGTGACATTGAGGTAGATGTTAGCCGCAGCCCCTTTATTAAAGAACGGATTGATGTGATGTACAGTGGAGACAGCCTGCCTGAGATTTACACGCAAACGGAGCAGGTTCAACTCCATGGGATGACTTTCAAGGTTATTTTTGTAAAGACCAATGATCTGTTACCTGCAGACAAAATAGAGTATGATGAACGCAGAATGATTGAGCGGGAAATCGGCCTTCGTATCGAGGGAGAAGCTGATGTGAACCATCCGCAGCTCGTCTATGGGATTGTCACACTGGGTGGCCGCTGGTACTTTGGGTCCTATCATAAGAATAAGGCAACCTGGTTTCGTCAAATGAAAAAGCCGCGCAGCTACTCTATTGCGCTCAGTACACGCGTAGCAAGAGCAGCCGTTAATATGGCCGTACCGAATCCGATTGGCATCAAGGCCATCGATCCTTGCTGTGGGATTGGGACAGTAATGGTAGAGGCACTCTCTATGGGAATAGATATGGTAGGACGGGATATCAACCCTTTAATTGCGGCGGGTGCTCGAACGAACATCGCTCATTTTGGGTTTACGAGTGAGGTTACCCTTGGGGATATCGCAGATATCACTGAACATTACGATGTAGCCATTGTGGACATGCCTTACAATCTATATTCACGTATTACGCCGGAGGAGCAATATTCTATACTTGTGAATGCGCGCCGGATTGCGGATAGAGTCGTCATCGTAGCCATTGAGCCTATGGATGAAATGATTTCTAAAGCTGGGTTTACGATTATAGACCGCTGTGTGGCGAAAAAGGGTCCATTTTCCCGGCATTTGATGCTCTGCCAATAA
- a CDS encoding dipeptidase: MSYESYFKEHREEHLEELKQWLTIPSISALSAHKEDVLTAANWLLDTLKRAGLENIELHPTAGHPVIYADYLHAPGQPTILVYGHYDVQPVDPLNLWTTPPFEPNIRDGKLYARGATDDKGQVFVHIKALEAILKQEGTLPVNIKLCIEGEEEIGSANLPPFLEANKAKLAADAVLVSDTSLLERGRPAICTGLRGLCSLEVIVSTASTDLHSGSFGGGVPNALHALVSLLTSLHDDKGRVSVDGFYKGVPELSPMMREEFTKQGVDEDKIRQNLGLEALYGEEGYTFVERVGARPTLELNGVFGGFQGEGSKTVIPKEAHAKITCRLVGDQDPQAILDAIETHLKANLQVGARLQVKQMEKARAFNIDPSHPILQTAADAYGKVYGTRALFTKDGGSIPIMESFSRVLEAPVVLMGFGLDDENLHAPDEHFNLENFDMGLLTIVEFLKAL; encoded by the coding sequence ATGTCGTATGAATCTTATTTCAAAGAACACCGGGAGGAGCATCTGGAGGAGCTGAAGCAATGGCTTACTATTCCCAGTATCTCCGCCTTATCCGCACACAAGGAAGATGTCCTGACTGCAGCAAATTGGCTGTTGGATACCCTTAAGCGTGCAGGTCTGGAGAATATTGAACTTCATCCTACAGCAGGTCACCCTGTAATATATGCCGATTATCTGCATGCACCGGGTCAGCCGACTATTCTGGTATACGGCCACTACGATGTGCAGCCGGTTGATCCGCTGAATCTGTGGACGACTCCGCCGTTTGAACCGAACATCCGGGATGGCAAGCTGTACGCACGCGGCGCAACCGATGATAAAGGGCAAGTGTTCGTCCACATTAAAGCGCTTGAAGCTATTCTTAAGCAGGAAGGCACACTTCCGGTTAATATTAAGCTCTGTATTGAAGGGGAGGAAGAGATCGGCAGCGCTAATCTGCCACCATTCCTCGAAGCAAACAAAGCTAAGCTGGCAGCAGATGCCGTGCTTGTCTCGGACACTTCTTTATTGGAACGCGGCCGTCCTGCTATCTGCACCGGATTGCGCGGTCTATGCTCGCTTGAGGTTATTGTATCCACTGCCTCAACAGATTTACACTCAGGTTCGTTTGGCGGCGGTGTGCCTAATGCGCTTCATGCACTAGTATCTCTGCTCACCTCCCTCCACGACGATAAGGGACGTGTTTCTGTAGACGGCTTCTACAAGGGAGTTCCAGAACTCTCCCCGATGATGCGTGAAGAATTCACCAAGCAAGGGGTAGATGAGGATAAAATTAGACAAAACCTAGGGCTAGAGGCATTATACGGAGAAGAAGGCTACACTTTTGTTGAACGGGTTGGAGCTCGGCCGACGCTTGAGCTTAACGGTGTCTTCGGCGGCTTCCAAGGCGAGGGCAGCAAGACCGTCATCCCGAAAGAGGCTCATGCTAAAATTACATGCCGACTTGTTGGCGATCAAGATCCGCAAGCGATCCTCGATGCTATAGAGACTCATCTTAAGGCTAACCTCCAAGTCGGAGCGCGGCTGCAAGTGAAGCAAATGGAAAAAGCGCGCGCCTTCAATATTGACCCTTCCCATCCTATCTTGCAAACCGCGGCTGACGCCTATGGCAAAGTGTATGGAACACGGGCTCTGTTCACCAAAGATGGCGGCTCCATCCCAATCATGGAGAGCTTCTCGCGGGTTCTGGAAGCCCCTGTCGTTCTAATGGGTTTTGGCTTGGACGATGAGAATCTACATGCTCCGGATGAGCATTTCAACCTGGAGAATTTTGATATGGGTCTTCTAACCATTGTTGAATTCCTAAAGGCTCTTTAA
- the ggt gene encoding gamma-glutamyltransferase: MAGKPVVGTKTMVVSPHYLASAAGARILLRGGNAFDAAVAVSACLAVVYPHMTGLGGDAFWLTYNAGEGRVRAYNGSGRSGYNVSRDSYSGESGIPRRGIRSAITVPGMVDSWDAVLKKYGRLTLAEVLEPAIEYASEGFPVSPDQHENTRHAESVLNAQPQAAAIYIPGGRIPEAGERFIQHQLAATLRKLQNGGRDAFYKGEIAATVSDYMLKAGGLLTIEDFRDHTGDWVEPISTDYFGHTIYQAPPNSQGFAALMSLNILEQFDFADIANGSYEYYHLLVEALKLSFRDRDQVLTDPLFSDIPIKTLLDKSYAAKLAASISLEEAAELTSEPLGRDTAYAAVVDEEGNAVSFIQSLYFEFGSGVVAGDTGILLQNRGSFFSLDPRAVNTLEPHKRTFHTLMPAMACKDGKPAILYGTQGGEGQPQTQTLLLTRMLHYGMNPQQAVEAPRFVWGRTWGEPTQELKLESRVPETVLQRLAAAGHLVRTVNAFDGIMGHAHVIAIADNGFRSGGTDPRCDGAAIGW, from the coding sequence ATGGCAGGAAAACCGGTAGTAGGTACCAAAACAATGGTAGTGAGTCCCCATTACCTGGCCTCTGCTGCAGGTGCTCGAATTCTGCTGAGGGGCGGCAACGCTTTTGATGCGGCGGTGGCCGTTAGTGCTTGTCTGGCGGTGGTATATCCGCATATGACCGGGCTTGGCGGCGATGCCTTTTGGCTGACCTACAACGCCGGGGAAGGACGGGTTCGTGCGTATAACGGCAGCGGACGTTCCGGTTACAATGTCAGCCGAGACAGCTATTCTGGCGAATCGGGCATCCCTAGACGCGGCATCCGAAGTGCTATTACGGTTCCTGGTATGGTAGACAGCTGGGATGCTGTACTGAAGAAGTACGGACGCCTCACTCTGGCAGAGGTATTAGAGCCCGCTATAGAATACGCCTCCGAAGGTTTCCCTGTATCGCCGGACCAACATGAGAATACTCGTCATGCAGAGTCGGTGCTGAACGCGCAGCCTCAGGCAGCCGCTATTTATATTCCGGGTGGACGGATCCCTGAGGCAGGGGAGAGATTCATCCAGCATCAGTTGGCCGCTACGCTTCGGAAACTCCAGAACGGTGGACGAGATGCTTTTTATAAGGGAGAGATAGCGGCAACGGTTTCTGATTACATGCTGAAGGCGGGGGGATTGCTCACAATTGAGGATTTTCGGGATCACACGGGGGATTGGGTAGAGCCTATTTCCACGGATTACTTCGGGCATACCATCTACCAGGCACCGCCTAATTCGCAGGGTTTTGCTGCACTCATGAGCCTTAATATACTGGAACAATTTGATTTTGCAGACATCGCCAATGGTTCATACGAGTATTATCATCTTCTGGTTGAGGCGCTGAAGCTGAGTTTTCGGGATCGTGATCAGGTGCTGACTGATCCGTTATTCAGTGATATTCCTATAAAAACACTTCTAGACAAAAGCTATGCGGCTAAGCTTGCCGCCTCAATTTCACTTGAAGAAGCGGCGGAGCTTACGAGTGAGCCTCTCGGACGTGATACAGCCTATGCAGCGGTGGTGGATGAGGAGGGCAATGCGGTCTCTTTTATACAGAGCCTGTATTTTGAGTTTGGATCAGGTGTAGTCGCAGGGGATACCGGGATTTTACTGCAGAATCGAGGGTCGTTTTTCTCACTGGACCCGAGAGCTGTGAATACGCTGGAGCCGCACAAACGTACCTTTCATACGCTGATGCCCGCAATGGCCTGCAAGGACGGCAAACCGGCCATTTTATATGGTACTCAGGGTGGAGAAGGACAACCTCAAACTCAAACGTTGCTGCTCACACGTATGCTGCACTATGGCATGAATCCGCAGCAGGCCGTTGAGGCACCGCGTTTTGTGTGGGGAAGAACCTGGGGAGAGCCTACACAGGAGCTGAAGCTGGAAAGCAGGGTACCTGAAACGGTTCTGCAAAGGCTGGCAGCAGCCGGGCACCTAGTTAGAACTGTCAATGCATTCGACGGGATTATGGGTCATGCCCATGTGATCGCTATAGCTGATAACGGATTTCGCAGCGGCGGGACCGATCCGCGTTGTGATGGAGCGGCCATCGGCTGGTAA
- the abc-f gene encoding ribosomal protection-like ABC-F family protein, protein MIIQCQNVQKYHGAQLVLSDITFDIRQGEKIGLIGRNGCGKTTLFHLLNGQERPDQGQISIRKGSVIGQLSQIQEASGNESVYNVLQRSFAEPLQWQSRLRELELEMSSLNAGTNEERWNKLLKEYGTLQDRFEASGGYEIEASIQRISAGLGIGTGQYERVFSSLSGGEKTKVGLAELLLRRPDVLLLDEPTNHLDMNAIEWLEQFLQDYEGTVLAISHDRYFLDAVVNKVIEIEDGEAITYHTNYSGYQTEKETRLLQQFTDYKEQQKKIKQMKETIKRLIEWGNRADNPKFHKRAAAMQKALDRMVKVKRPILERKSIDLQLEQNDRSGNQALTLDQIGKAYGNRSLFQQATEILHYGETTALIGSNGAGKSTLLRIILGQEAPDMGTCTLGSRAVVGYLAQEAIPDNGGQSVLRYFREEAGLEEGEARGQLARFLFYGSDVFKDITNLSGGEWTRLRFAILMHRRPNLLILDEPTNHLDIDSREALEEALEEFPGTVLAVSHDRYFINRLFRKIWTLENGQFGVFDGNYEYYKEKQVEKTLAASASQEQNKCTEGKNTVGQISTKRGPATPEVKLKQDRSLSSWEKDIADAEQQIEGIDLEMLNPRMSSNAEGLAELQQERDIIQEKLEQLYAGWMVATENKVY, encoded by the coding sequence ATGATTATTCAATGTCAAAATGTACAAAAATACCACGGTGCCCAGCTTGTGTTGTCAGACATCACCTTCGATATTCGCCAAGGCGAAAAAATAGGCCTCATCGGCCGCAACGGTTGCGGTAAAACCACACTTTTCCATCTTCTAAACGGACAGGAACGCCCCGATCAGGGGCAAATCTCGATTCGTAAGGGCAGCGTAATCGGACAGCTGTCACAGATTCAGGAAGCCAGCGGGAACGAAAGTGTCTATAACGTACTACAGCGAAGTTTTGCTGAGCCGTTGCAATGGCAGAGTCGTCTACGGGAACTGGAGCTGGAAATGTCCTCCCTGAATGCAGGAACGAATGAGGAACGCTGGAACAAACTGCTGAAGGAGTATGGAACCCTGCAGGATAGATTTGAAGCCTCGGGAGGCTACGAGATCGAAGCATCCATTCAGCGTATATCCGCAGGACTGGGGATCGGAACTGGACAATATGAACGGGTCTTCTCCTCCCTCTCCGGCGGGGAGAAAACAAAGGTGGGTCTGGCAGAGCTGCTGCTGCGTCGACCTGATGTACTCCTATTGGATGAACCCACGAATCATCTGGATATGAATGCTATCGAATGGCTGGAGCAATTTCTTCAAGATTATGAGGGGACCGTCCTCGCTATTTCGCATGACCGTTATTTTCTGGACGCCGTTGTGAACAAGGTTATTGAGATTGAAGACGGGGAAGCGATCACTTACCATACGAATTACAGCGGGTATCAGACAGAGAAGGAAACACGGCTGCTGCAGCAATTCACGGATTATAAGGAGCAGCAGAAAAAGATCAAACAAATGAAAGAAACGATCAAACGCCTGATCGAATGGGGCAACCGCGCGGACAACCCCAAATTTCATAAGCGGGCGGCGGCGATGCAAAAAGCGTTGGATCGTATGGTCAAGGTAAAAAGACCTATTCTAGAGCGCAAATCCATCGATCTGCAACTGGAACAGAACGACCGTTCAGGCAATCAGGCTCTCACTCTCGACCAAATTGGCAAAGCCTACGGGAATCGCAGTTTATTTCAACAGGCTACTGAAATATTGCATTACGGAGAAACCACAGCGCTGATCGGCAGCAACGGAGCAGGCAAGAGTACGCTGCTAAGGATTATATTAGGCCAGGAAGCACCAGACATGGGAACCTGCACACTAGGTTCACGGGCTGTCGTTGGCTATCTGGCACAGGAAGCCATCCCTGACAATGGAGGACAATCCGTACTGAGATATTTCCGCGAGGAAGCTGGACTTGAGGAAGGGGAAGCCAGGGGCCAGCTGGCACGATTTCTATTCTACGGCAGCGATGTGTTCAAAGACATCACCAACCTTTCGGGCGGAGAATGGACCCGGCTACGCTTTGCTATTCTAATGCACCGACGTCCTAATCTGCTGATTCTTGATGAACCCACCAATCACTTGGATATCGATTCCCGTGAAGCCTTGGAGGAAGCGCTGGAGGAATTCCCCGGCACAGTACTCGCTGTATCCCATGACCGTTATTTCATAAATCGGCTATTCCGTAAGATATGGACTCTTGAAAATGGACAGTTCGGAGTATTCGACGGAAACTACGAATATTACAAGGAGAAGCAAGTGGAGAAAACCCTAGCCGCATCCGCATCCCAAGAGCAAAACAAATGTACAGAGGGTAAGAATACCGTTGGGCAAATTAGTACTAAGCGAGGACCCGCTACTCCTGAGGTTAAATTAAAACAGGACCGTTCTCTGTCTTCCTGGGAGAAGGATATCGCGGATGCCGAACAACAGATCGAGGGTATCGACCTTGAAATGCTTAATCCCCGAATGAGCAGTAATGCCGAAGGTCTAGCCGAATTGCAGCAAGAACGTGATATAATTCAGGAGAAGCTGGAACAGTTGTACGCAGGTTGGATGGTCGCTACTGAGAATAAAGTTTATTAG
- a CDS encoding NUDIX hydrolase, with the protein MEPKWLSWAKEIQAIAQTGLAYAKDVYDVERYQALRELSVDILANYTLESKETIRLSFANDEGYCTPKTDIRGVVFRDDCILLVREKSDGKWALPGGWADIGLSPSEVAVKEIREESGFETEAVRLLAVMDKKFHNHPPEAYHIYKLFILCRIVGGKAVEGLETSGVSFFSEDHLPELSIERNTVEQIHTMFQYLQNPNKPVILD; encoded by the coding sequence ATGGAACCAAAGTGGTTATCATGGGCAAAAGAAATCCAGGCCATCGCACAAACAGGCCTTGCCTATGCCAAAGATGTGTATGATGTGGAGCGTTATCAGGCTTTACGGGAGCTGAGCGTGGATATTTTGGCTAATTATACGCTGGAGAGCAAAGAGACCATTCGACTCTCGTTCGCTAATGATGAGGGCTACTGCACCCCTAAAACCGATATTCGCGGTGTTGTATTCAGAGATGATTGCATCCTGCTGGTTCGTGAAAAGAGTGACGGCAAATGGGCGCTACCGGGAGGTTGGGCTGATATCGGACTTTCCCCAAGTGAAGTTGCAGTGAAGGAGATTCGCGAGGAGTCTGGATTTGAGACGGAGGCAGTTCGGCTATTGGCCGTGATGGACAAAAAATTTCATAATCATCCACCGGAAGCTTATCATATCTACAAACTGTTTATTCTCTGCCGGATTGTCGGGGGGAAGGCTGTGGAGGGCTTGGAGACTAGCGGAGTTTCTTTTTTCTCGGAAGACCACTTGCCGGAATTATCTATAGAGCGGAATACAGTGGAGCAGATTCACACCATGTTCCAATATTTACAAAACCCTAATAAACCAGTAATATTGGACTAG